The proteins below come from a single Drosophila kikkawai strain 14028-0561.14 chromosome 3R, DkikHiC1v2, whole genome shotgun sequence genomic window:
- the LOC108074362 gene encoding probable G-protein coupled receptor Mth-like 6 has protein sequence MFHDTIKLYSIIFVAFLELIFLQTAKADIPGCHFLETVNITSSLRLQNGSYMYQDIEIPEYLTGQYDYITTELDYNETVKSHLRGCVCQLKPCIWICCRFKDWDEPNSKCTDGLMEELAKINPFLNVTLINGSVVETNLLKNFIVLRDRLRYFDFWEIDKYTIFEDGSILLNITPTVIFRGYDCLHPNQFISGNTESFMAAVHHRLYNAMPLFKNAVNKKRYVMIYFSIAKFSWLLALSHQLWRGFTSVNRVESEYSFGTYSIFAWGSAAILTGVPFLIDQIWDSDPNSMQWVSGIVADNYFHYIIETPLEILVALNTILFMLTIISIIRVKLSLRHFSDQDERARNLNSRMQT, from the exons ATGTTTCATGACACAATTAAGCTATATTCCATTATTTTCGTGGCCTTCCTGGAGCTCATTTTCCTACAAACAGCAAAAGCGGATATTCCCGGATGTCACTTCCTAGAAACTGTGAATATAACGTCTAGTCTGAGGCTACAAAACGGCTCCTATATGTACCAAGACATCGAGATTCCTGAATATTTGACTGGTCAATATGATTACATAACAACTGAGTTGGATTATAATGAAACTGTGAAGAGCCACCTACGGGGATGTGTGTGCCAACTTAAGCCATGCATATGGATCTGTTGTCGCTTTAAAGATTGGGATGAACCCAATAGTAAATGCACAGATGGTCTGATGGAGGAGTTGGCTAAAATCAATCCCTTCCTTAATGTGACACTCATCAATGGATCTGTGGTAGAAACGAATTTGCTAAAGAATTTTATCGTGTTGAGAGATCGACTGCggtattttgatttttgggaAATAGATAAGTACACAATATTCGAG GACGGCTCTATACTGTTGAATATTACGCCCACGGTTATCTTCAGGGGATATGACTGTCTCCATCCAAATCAGTTTATTTCAGGCAACACAGAGTCCTTTATGGCTGCCGTCCATCATAGATTGTATAATGCGATGCCACTGTTCAAGAACGCAGTAAATAAAAAGC GTTACGTCATGATTTATTTCTCCATCGCCAAATTCAGTTGGCTCTTGGCTTTGAGCCATCAGTTGTGGAGAGGCTTTACATCGGTCAATCGAGTTGAGTCTGAATATAGCTTCGGGACCTACAGCATCTTTGCCTGGGGATCGGCAGCTATCCTGACGGGAGTACCTTTCCTGATTGATCAGATTTGGGATAGCGATCCCAACTCGATGCAATGGGTGTCCGGCATTG TTGCCGATAACTATTTTCACTACATTATTGAAACTCCGTTGGAAATACTAGTAGCATTAAATACAATCCTTTTTATGTTGACCATTATCAGCATTATACGAGTAAAACTCTCACTGAGGCACTTCTCTGACCAGGACGAGAGGGCAAGGAACCTGAACTCG
- the LOC108074361 gene encoding protein Diedel-like, which produces MEQFFLKHRKMRHLIIAPLLIAAATWLTLIGVVSSECCNTKATLNYQITYYGCGAVGGRTGDAPGSCNITICANGEVMMGSHCGNGTCNAAGCKCAEGCLQGRWAKDFISKNNEYSIKVVDTIWHYYPK; this is translated from the coding sequence ATGGAGCAGTTTTTCCTAAAACATCGCAAGATGCGACACTTGATAATCGCACCACTATTAATCGCCGCGGCCACTTGGCTAACCCTAATCGGAGTCGTTAGTTCCGAGTGCTGCAACACCAAGGCGACTCTAAACTACCAAATCACTTATTATGGCTGCGGAGCTGTTGGGGGCAGAACAGGCGATGCACCGGGATCCTGTAACATCACCATTTGCGCCAACGGAGAGGTGATGATGGGCAGCCATTGCGGGAACGGCACCTGCAATGCAGCGGGCTGTAAATGCGCCGAAGGGTGCCTTCAAGGTCGTTGGGCCAAGGATTTTATTTCCAAGAACAACGAGTATTCCATTAAGGTAGTGGACACGATCTGGCACTACTATCCTAAATAG